A single region of the Acidobacteriota bacterium genome encodes:
- a CDS encoding LLM class F420-dependent oxidoreductase — MELGLLAGAFGSQINIDIDRIRRAESAGFTSVWTAEAYGSDAVSTAAWTLAQTEKIKVGTAIMQMPARSPAMTAMTAMTLNQLSGGRFLVGLGPSGPQVIEGWHGVAYGRPLTRTKEYIEIMRKVFAREEPVTHEGFHYQLPYRGEDGTGLGKPLKSILAADDSIPIYTASISPNGLACSAEVADGVFPIWMNPERFDLLEGALDRGFARAGNGKSLDDFKVMPFVTVVMGDDVEQCRTPVKMSMALYIGGMGARDKNFYNDYAKRLGYPDEARAIQDNFLGGKRSEAIGAVPDALVDDVALVGPKERIIDRLAAWKEAGGRGQVASLLLGCQQPEALDAIAEAVL, encoded by the coding sequence ATGGAACTCGGACTGCTTGCCGGCGCCTTCGGAAGCCAGATCAACATCGACATCGATCGCATCCGACGGGCCGAGAGCGCCGGCTTCACGTCGGTGTGGACGGCAGAGGCCTACGGCTCGGACGCGGTGTCGACAGCGGCCTGGACCCTGGCCCAGACCGAGAAGATCAAGGTCGGCACGGCGATCATGCAGATGCCGGCGCGGAGTCCGGCGATGACCGCGATGACCGCGATGACGCTGAACCAGCTCTCGGGCGGCCGTTTCCTGGTGGGTCTGGGGCCGTCGGGTCCGCAGGTGATCGAGGGCTGGCACGGCGTGGCCTATGGCCGGCCGCTGACCCGCACGAAGGAGTACATCGAGATCATGCGCAAGGTCTTCGCCCGGGAGGAGCCGGTCACCCACGAGGGCTTCCACTACCAGTTGCCCTATCGCGGCGAGGACGGCACGGGCCTTGGCAAGCCCCTGAAGAGCATCCTGGCGGCGGACGACTCGATCCCCATCTACACCGCCTCGATCAGCCCGAACGGCCTCGCCTGCAGCGCGGAGGTCGCGGACGGCGTGTTCCCGATCTGGATGAACCCGGAGCGCTTCGACCTGCTCGAGGGCGCTCTCGACCGCGGCTTCGCCAGGGCCGGCAACGGCAAGAGCCTCGACGACTTCAAGGTCATGCCCTTCGTCACCGTCGTCATGGGCGACGACGTCGAGCAGTGCCGCACCCCGGTGAAGATGAGCATGGCCCTCTACATCGGCGGCATGGGCGCGCGCGACAAGAACTTCTACAACGACTACGCGAAGCGTCTCGGCTATCCGGACGAGGCGCGCGCGATCCAGGACAACTTCCTCGGCGGCAAGCGGAGCGAGGCGATCGGCGCCGTTCCGGACGCCCTGGTCGACGACGTCGCGCTCGTCGGGCCGAAGGAGCGGATCATTGACCGGCTGGCGGCCTGGAAGGAAGCCGGCGGCAGGGGTCAGGTCGCCTCGTTGCTGCTCGGCTGTCAGCAGCCGGAGGCGTTGGACGCGATCGCGGAGGCCGTGCTCTAG
- a CDS encoding phenylacetate--CoA ligase family protein, whose amino-acid sequence MTDRLARRRQRLRARQADRFARMADQVYVHNPFYRAKWRAAGFDSPPTLDDLADLPFTTKDELAADQEANAPWGSNLTFPLDAYVRVHRTSGTTGRPLRWLDTPASWQWFLDCWLAVYEGAGVTPADRVFAAFGFGPFIGFWTAFEAAQQLGCLVQPGGHLSTEQRLQMMQDDSSTVLLSTPTYALRMLESARRLGIDLARGAVERTIHAGEPGAGVPAVKQQLAAGFGADVFDHAGATEVGAWGIPCGVGERLHVLEDEFIVEWIDRETGRVRQPIEAAAAEAGGDDLGELVLTNLGRIGSPVIRYRTGDVARLCAAGCSSGRPTVYLDGGVVARADDMFIVRGVNVYPSAVDALIREAGGVAEYRATVRRRSRMAEIEVEIEPESGRDVATLRNRVQDLFEERLSLRVPVRIAGSGALPRFELKADRFRFKEP is encoded by the coding sequence TTGACCGACCGGCTGGCGCGGAGGCGCCAGCGACTCCGGGCACGCCAGGCGGACCGCTTCGCGCGCATGGCGGACCAGGTCTACGTCCACAATCCCTTCTACCGCGCGAAGTGGCGGGCCGCGGGCTTCGACTCGCCGCCGACTCTGGACGATCTCGCCGATCTCCCCTTCACCACGAAGGACGAGCTCGCGGCCGACCAGGAAGCGAACGCACCCTGGGGCAGCAATCTGACGTTTCCCCTGGACGCTTACGTCCGCGTTCACCGCACGTCGGGCACCACCGGCCGTCCGCTGCGCTGGCTCGATACGCCGGCGAGCTGGCAGTGGTTCCTGGACTGCTGGCTCGCGGTCTATGAAGGCGCCGGCGTCACCCCTGCGGACAGGGTCTTCGCCGCCTTCGGTTTCGGCCCCTTCATCGGTTTCTGGACCGCCTTCGAGGCCGCGCAGCAGCTCGGTTGTCTGGTGCAACCGGGCGGCCACCTCTCCACCGAGCAGCGGCTTCAGATGATGCAGGACGACAGCAGCACAGTGCTGCTGTCGACCCCCACCTATGCGCTCCGGATGCTCGAGTCCGCCCGGCGGCTCGGCATCGACCTCGCCCGCGGCGCCGTCGAGCGAACGATCCACGCGGGGGAACCCGGCGCCGGCGTGCCGGCGGTCAAGCAGCAACTCGCGGCCGGGTTCGGCGCCGACGTCTTCGATCACGCCGGCGCGACGGAGGTGGGCGCCTGGGGCATCCCCTGCGGCGTCGGCGAGCGTCTTCACGTCCTGGAGGACGAGTTCATCGTCGAGTGGATCGACCGGGAAACCGGGCGTGTGCGGCAACCGATCGAGGCGGCCGCGGCCGAAGCCGGCGGCGATGACCTGGGTGAACTCGTGCTGACGAACCTGGGGCGGATCGGCAGTCCGGTCATTCGCTACCGAACCGGCGACGTTGCGCGGCTGTGCGCCGCCGGTTGCTCCTCCGGCAGGCCGACGGTCTACCTGGATGGCGGCGTGGTCGCCCGCGCGGACGACATGTTCATCGTCCGCGGCGTGAACGTCTATCCGAGCGCCGTCGACGCGCTCATCCGGGAGGCGGGCGGCGTCGCGGAGTACCGCGCGACGGTGCGCCGTCGCTCCCGGATGGCCGAGATCGAGGTGGAGATCGAGCCCGAGTCCGGCCGGGACGTCGCCACCCTCCGGAACCGCGTCCAGGACCTGTTCGAGGAACGCCTCAGCCTGCGTGTGCCGGTCCGGATCGCCGGCTCCGGCGCCCTGCCGCGCTTCGAACTGAAGGCCGACCGGTTCAGGTTCAAGGAACCGTAG
- a CDS encoding TRAP transporter fused permease subunit: MSSADQSQTAGGEAASRPGSRLEHTRRALIGALGVGLCFFVLFEVNYGVLLPQSSLAVFVGAGLLLCFLAFPLHAKLAANPWLRGLDMVLGLAAVAACAYVVVQTEPAFEHLWSEGRSLGNRAGIETGADIALGLVGLVLVLEAARRSIGWIVPALALAFVAHTLYCYYSLRSGLPVLPDWLFPHAGQNPRDVVGTTFLQSLGVFGPAASVMFRYVFLFVVFGAFLEMSGATQFIMRFAERVFGTKPGGPAKVAVLSSGLLGSLSGSAVANAVTTGAFTIPMMRSNGFRRHIAAAVEAAAASGGALVPPVMGAGAYMMLEIVEPQVTFLQIVQAALLPAVLFYLSIFLIVHFYSRRVGTPKREGEPPPVRRFDALVFVSALGALILLLLLRFSPFRAVTGSLIVILVLAVLRKEFELPRRLRYLTLACFAAVAILHQLVWADTRADPSFRQVFESWLSSGIVAMLGLMVFGLIHRAWRPHILGALTRAARNGIPLVAASACVGVIIGIVQQTGIAADFSASIKSVVATNLFLALLGIMVTSLVLGMGVPSVVCYLLMATLMGSLLSELGVIPLAAHLFIFYFGMMSMVTPPVALAAYAASSLAQAPVMSTALAAFRFSLVGFTLPFMFVYRPSLLLMDENGASLFAGGAAGLPPLLLALGAAVVGIIALAAGIGGYLRAELSMPLRVLLLVSAALLLVPDLGGPTVGLAVNGLGALLFAGLMVANRPVTTVP; this comes from the coding sequence TTGAGTTCGGCCGACCAGTCCCAGACGGCAGGCGGCGAGGCGGCGTCTCGGCCGGGTTCGCGGCTTGAGCACACAAGACGCGCCCTGATCGGCGCGCTGGGCGTCGGCCTGTGCTTTTTCGTCCTGTTCGAAGTGAACTACGGGGTGCTGCTGCCCCAGTCGTCGCTGGCGGTGTTCGTCGGCGCCGGGCTCCTGCTTTGCTTCCTCGCCTTCCCGCTCCACGCGAAGTTGGCGGCAAACCCCTGGCTGCGCGGTCTCGACATGGTCCTCGGACTGGCCGCCGTCGCGGCGTGCGCCTACGTCGTCGTCCAGACAGAGCCGGCCTTCGAGCATCTCTGGTCGGAGGGCAGGTCGCTCGGAAACCGAGCCGGAATCGAAACAGGAGCCGACATCGCTCTCGGCCTGGTCGGCCTGGTCCTGGTGCTCGAGGCGGCGCGGCGCAGCATCGGCTGGATTGTGCCCGCGCTGGCCCTGGCCTTTGTTGCTCACACGCTGTACTGCTACTACAGCCTGCGGAGCGGGTTGCCCGTCCTGCCGGACTGGCTCTTCCCGCACGCCGGCCAGAACCCCCGGGATGTCGTCGGCACGACCTTCCTGCAGAGCCTGGGGGTGTTCGGTCCGGCGGCCTCGGTCATGTTCCGGTACGTCTTCCTGTTCGTCGTCTTCGGAGCATTCCTCGAGATGTCCGGAGCGACCCAGTTCATCATGCGCTTCGCGGAACGGGTGTTCGGAACCAAGCCGGGTGGGCCGGCGAAGGTCGCCGTACTGAGCAGCGGCCTCCTGGGCTCCCTGTCCGGCAGCGCGGTGGCGAACGCGGTGACCACCGGCGCCTTCACGATTCCGATGATGCGCAGCAATGGCTTCAGGCGCCATATCGCCGCCGCGGTCGAGGCTGCGGCGGCTTCGGGAGGTGCGCTGGTGCCGCCCGTCATGGGAGCGGGCGCCTACATGATGCTCGAGATCGTCGAGCCCCAGGTCACCTTCCTGCAGATCGTGCAGGCAGCCCTGCTGCCGGCGGTGCTCTTCTACCTGTCCATCTTCCTGATCGTCCACTTCTACTCGCGGCGGGTCGGTACGCCCAAGCGGGAGGGCGAGCCGCCGCCGGTGAGGCGGTTCGACGCGCTGGTGTTCGTCTCGGCTCTCGGGGCCCTGATCCTGCTCCTGCTGCTCCGCTTCTCGCCGTTTCGCGCGGTCACCGGCTCCCTGATCGTGATCCTGGTTCTGGCCGTGCTGCGCAAGGAGTTCGAACTGCCGCGGAGGCTGCGGTACCTGACCCTCGCCTGCTTCGCGGCGGTGGCGATCCTGCACCAGCTCGTTTGGGCGGACACGCGGGCGGACCCGTCCTTCCGGCAGGTCTTCGAGTCCTGGCTGTCCTCGGGCATCGTGGCGATGCTGGGACTCATGGTGTTCGGCCTGATCCACAGGGCTTGGCGGCCGCACATCCTGGGCGCCCTGACCCGGGCTGCCCGCAACGGGATTCCCCTGGTCGCGGCGAGTGCCTGCGTCGGCGTGATCATCGGCATCGTCCAGCAGACCGGCATCGCCGCCGACTTCTCGGCCTCGATCAAGTCCGTCGTGGCAACAAACCTGTTCCTTGCGCTGCTCGGGATCATGGTCACCTCGCTCGTGCTGGGCATGGGCGTGCCGTCGGTGGTGTGCTACCTGCTGATGGCGACACTGATGGGTTCGCTGCTCTCGGAATTGGGCGTCATTCCCCTCGCCGCGCATCTCTTCATCTTCTACTTCGGCATGATGTCCATGGTTACGCCGCCGGTCGCGCTCGCCGCCTATGCGGCGTCCAGCCTGGCTCAGGCCCCGGTCATGTCCACCGCGTTGGCTGCCTTCCGGTTCTCGCTGGTGGGCTTCACGCTCCCGTTCATGTTCGTCTACCGACCGTCGTTGCTGCTGATGGACGAGAACGGAGCGAGCCTGTTCGCCGGCGGCGCGGCGGGTCTGCCGCCCCTGCTGCTGGCCCTGGGCGCGGCGGTCGTCGGCATCATCGCCCTGGCCGCGGGCATCGGCGGCTATCTTCGTGCCGAACTCAGCATGCCGCTCCGGGTGCTGTTGCTGGTCTCGGCGGCGCTGCTGCTCGTGCCCGACCTGGGCGGCCCGACGGTAGGCCTCGCGGTGAACGGTCTGGGCGCTCTCCTGTTCGCGGGTCTGATGGTCGCCAATCGACCGGTGACTACGGTTCCTTGA
- a CDS encoding TAXI family TRAP transporter solute-binding subunit, producing the protein MKTRCLVLLAALLPLFACGDPGDGASGGPQFLSMGTAPVGGAFPVVGGAIAEVLNENRGENEWRVQPRGTKGSQENIRRLVRGELELAMSNSAISYFAVLGDSGWEQSYDIRAVVTLAPNIATFITKADSGLTKMSDLAGRRAMVGVAGAGFEMFVQPLLAAHGVTYDDFTQVYGTQSGAVDMLGDGSIDAAFLGGAVPTGAVTQACSTHDILFLPFDEEKRQQLARDYPFFQLATIPADAYSDLTEDYPGLNVGSMHLITSADADEELIYEITRTIWENRQAIADRHPAGRAINEANAARNTGTPFHPGSERYYREIGVWPEDAG; encoded by the coding sequence ATGAAAACTCGCTGCCTCGTCCTGCTGGCGGCGCTCCTCCCGCTCTTCGCCTGCGGCGATCCGGGCGATGGCGCGTCCGGCGGTCCCCAGTTCCTGAGCATGGGCACGGCCCCGGTGGGCGGTGCCTTTCCGGTCGTCGGCGGCGCGATCGCCGAGGTGCTGAACGAGAATCGGGGCGAGAACGAGTGGCGGGTGCAGCCCCGCGGCACGAAGGGATCGCAGGAGAACATCCGCCGGCTGGTGCGAGGGGAACTGGAGCTCGCCATGTCGAACTCGGCGATCAGCTACTTCGCGGTCCTTGGCGACTCGGGCTGGGAGCAGAGCTATGACATTCGCGCGGTCGTCACGCTGGCCCCGAACATCGCCACCTTCATCACCAAGGCCGACTCGGGCCTGACGAAGATGAGCGACCTGGCGGGGCGGCGCGCGATGGTCGGCGTCGCCGGGGCCGGATTCGAGATGTTCGTACAGCCCCTTCTGGCCGCCCATGGCGTGACCTACGACGACTTCACCCAGGTGTACGGCACCCAGAGCGGAGCGGTCGACATGCTCGGCGACGGTTCGATCGACGCTGCGTTTCTCGGCGGCGCGGTGCCCACAGGAGCGGTAACCCAGGCCTGCAGCACACACGACATCCTCTTCCTGCCCTTCGACGAGGAGAAGCGCCAGCAGCTCGCCCGGGACTATCCGTTCTTCCAGCTTGCCACGATCCCGGCCGACGCGTACTCTGACCTCACGGAGGACTATCCGGGTCTCAACGTCGGCTCGATGCACCTGATCACGTCCGCTGATGCGGATGAGGAACTGATCTACGAGATCACCAGGACGATCTGGGAGAATCGTCAGGCGATCGCCGACAGACATCCCGCCGGCCGCGCCATCAACGAGGCCAACGCAGCCCGCAACACGGGCACGCCCTTCCATCCGGGCTCTGAGCGGTACTACCGCGAGATCGGCGTCTGGCCCGAAGACGCGGGTTGA
- a CDS encoding PQQ-binding-like beta-propeller repeat protein, which yields MNRTKVESRRRGRGRLAVCCILPALFAAEAASGADWPNWRGPERNGYSAHTGLPLEWSHDGNVERNILWKLELPDRSGSTPIVVGDIVFLNVAEGDDLSLWRVDAGSGEVTWQRTIGGGNRFQRKHNMSSPSPITDGERVWVLTGTGALQAYDFDGNQLWARELEQDYGAFGLNHGYGSSALLWREVLYVPVLHGMKTDDPSYLLAIESSSGETIWRQERPTEARMESPDAYITPALVEVGDGHVLVLNGGDVATGHDPESGRELWRVEGFNPRDSPMYRVVASPVSSGDLVFVPTRVNPMKALRLRAGGEPELLWQTDRGPDVPTPATDGETLYLLRDNGLLSRLDARTGEPEWENQRLEPGTYSASLLVADGKVYATSEDGVTTVVRDGPEFEILAKNQVQGFTLSSLGVAEGRLYLRTASFLYCIAEPAR from the coding sequence ATGAACCGAACGAAAGTGGAATCGCGACGTCGAGGCCGAGGCCGCCTCGCCGTCTGCTGCATCCTGCCGGCGCTGTTCGCGGCAGAGGCGGCGAGCGGGGCGGACTGGCCGAACTGGCGCGGGCCAGAGCGAAACGGCTACAGCGCACACACTGGCCTGCCGCTCGAATGGTCGCACGACGGCAACGTCGAGCGGAACATCCTCTGGAAGCTGGAGCTACCGGATCGTTCCGGATCGACCCCGATCGTGGTCGGCGACATCGTGTTCCTGAACGTCGCCGAGGGCGACGACCTGTCGCTGTGGCGCGTCGACGCCGGTTCGGGGGAGGTCACATGGCAGCGGACGATCGGAGGCGGCAACCGATTCCAGCGCAAGCACAATATGTCGTCGCCGTCCCCGATCACCGACGGTGAGCGGGTCTGGGTGCTGACGGGAACGGGCGCCCTGCAGGCCTACGACTTCGACGGCAACCAGCTCTGGGCGCGGGAACTCGAACAGGACTACGGCGCCTTCGGTCTGAACCACGGCTACGGCTCATCCGCGCTGCTCTGGCGGGAGGTGCTCTACGTGCCGGTCCTTCACGGCATGAAGACGGACGATCCGTCCTACCTGCTGGCAATCGAGTCTTCTTCCGGGGAGACGATCTGGAGGCAGGAACGGCCGACGGAGGCCCGCATGGAGTCGCCCGACGCTTACATCACGCCGGCTCTAGTGGAGGTTGGCGACGGGCATGTCCTGGTGTTGAACGGCGGCGACGTCGCGACCGGGCACGACCCGGAGAGCGGCCGCGAGCTATGGCGCGTGGAAGGTTTCAACCCCAGGGACAGCCCGATGTACCGGGTCGTCGCGTCGCCGGTTTCGTCGGGGGATCTGGTCTTCGTCCCCACCCGCGTCAATCCGATGAAGGCGTTGCGGCTCCGGGCCGGCGGCGAGCCGGAACTCCTGTGGCAGACCGATCGAGGTCCCGACGTGCCGACCCCCGCGACGGACGGAGAGACGCTCTACCTGCTTCGCGACAACGGTCTCCTGTCACGGCTCGACGCCAGAACCGGCGAGCCGGAGTGGGAGAACCAGCGGCTCGAGCCGGGCACCTACAGCGCCTCGCTGCTGGTCGCCGACGGCAAGGTCTACGCGACCAGCGAGGACGGCGTGACCACGGTGGTCCGGGACGGCCCCGAGTTCGAGATCCTGGCGAAGAACCAGGTCCAGGGCTTTACGCTCTCGTCGCTAGGCGTGGCCGAGGGTCGGCTCTATCTGCGCACCGCCAGCTTCCTGTACTGCATCGCCGAACCGGCCCGCTGA
- a CDS encoding insulinase family protein produces MNEWNRLWEAGASYGVRAGIASLAVFLGVVAMAAAQQGADGEVTEGDAGWTYELAEVLPEDPAVLTGRLDNGLRYYVRANGRPENRAFLRLVVRAGSVLEDDDQLGLAHFVEHMAFNGTRNFEKTELLDYLQGIGMRFGPDVNAYTSFDETVYMLEVPTDDPEILDTALLVLEDWASGVSFEDEEIERERGVVVEEWRGDRGAGARLRDAEIPYRFHGSRYAERLPIGDPEILREAPPERLRDFYRDWYRPDLMAVIAVGDFDAAAIEGEISRRFGDLVGPAQPRERFEAEIPPHEETLVSVFTDPELPRSSISVAYKGEVDPYTTVADYRARLVRGLYNGMLNNRLAERAEEADPPFIGATSTRGTLARTRSLYLLAAGAREGAAVEALEALLTESERARRHGFEESELERAKVNTLRAMDRAYDERDKTHSAAFTSEYQRNFLTGEAFPGIAYEREIARRYVPEIALAEVNAAASGWIHDEDRVILTSGPEKDGLEPPTEEELLAVFGRVGEVEIAAYEDDVGEGALVPSRPSPSQIVERKAIEELGVTEWRLSNGVRVVLRPSDFKNDEVLFASFSPGGTSLVSDEDWLEANLATSVAQLSGFGNFSLTQLNKALAGKVARVGPVIGPLFEGINGRGSPKDLETLFELIYLGATAPRRDQEAFESFLTRQGALLRNQSAMPMYAWVKTLREILTQEHPRRRILTEEMLEDLDLDRIFAVYEDRFADFSDFIFFFAGNFELDSIEPLVTTWLGGLPTATRQESWRDVGVRTPEGRIERTVYKGLEDQSQVAVVYSGPFEQSQLNRYRLNSMVSLLRDRLRERLREDLGGTYSANVAGGSDRIPLSTFAIQVSFSCAPDRVEEMLEAVEEEIALLRNDLAADDEIAQISEQQRRGRETAKETNGFWLGVLQSVYQYGDDPLSILAYEDLFDGLDAEMIRGAAVDYLGGENRVQVLLMPEAAEETDETGGAGEPAAAREAA; encoded by the coding sequence ATGAACGAGTGGAATCGCCTTTGGGAGGCTGGCGCGAGTTACGGTGTCCGGGCGGGGATCGCTTCGCTTGCGGTGTTCCTCGGCGTGGTCGCTATGGCTGCCGCGCAGCAGGGAGCCGACGGCGAAGTGACGGAAGGCGATGCCGGCTGGACCTACGAGCTGGCAGAGGTTCTGCCGGAGGATCCGGCGGTGCTGACGGGGCGCCTCGACAACGGGCTCCGGTACTACGTGCGAGCCAACGGGCGGCCGGAGAACCGCGCCTTCCTGCGCCTCGTCGTGCGGGCCGGCTCGGTGCTCGAGGACGACGACCAGCTCGGCCTCGCCCACTTCGTGGAACACATGGCCTTCAACGGCACCCGGAACTTCGAGAAGACGGAGCTGCTCGACTACCTGCAGGGCATCGGCATGCGCTTCGGTCCCGACGTCAACGCGTACACGAGTTTCGACGAGACGGTCTACATGCTCGAGGTGCCGACCGACGACCCGGAGATTCTCGACACGGCGCTTCTCGTGCTCGAGGACTGGGCGTCCGGAGTCAGCTTCGAGGACGAAGAGATCGAGCGCGAGCGCGGAGTCGTGGTCGAGGAGTGGCGTGGCGACCGGGGCGCGGGCGCGCGGCTGCGCGACGCCGAGATCCCGTACCGGTTCCACGGCTCCCGGTATGCCGAAAGGCTGCCGATCGGCGACCCGGAGATCCTGCGCGAGGCGCCGCCGGAGCGGCTGCGGGACTTCTACCGCGACTGGTACCGGCCGGACCTGATGGCGGTGATCGCGGTCGGCGACTTCGACGCTGCCGCGATCGAGGGGGAGATCAGCCGCCGATTCGGCGATCTCGTGGGGCCGGCCCAGCCGCGCGAGCGGTTCGAGGCAGAGATTCCCCCGCACGAGGAGACGCTGGTTTCCGTGTTCACCGATCCGGAGCTGCCGCGCTCTTCGATCTCGGTCGCCTACAAGGGCGAGGTGGATCCGTACACGACCGTTGCCGACTACCGCGCGCGCCTGGTCCGCGGCCTCTACAACGGGATGTTGAACAACCGACTGGCCGAGCGGGCCGAGGAGGCCGATCCGCCGTTCATCGGCGCGACGAGCACCAGGGGGACTCTGGCCCGTACGCGCAGCCTCTACCTGCTTGCGGCGGGGGCACGCGAGGGCGCCGCGGTCGAGGCGCTGGAAGCGCTGCTTACCGAGTCCGAGCGCGCCCGTCGCCATGGCTTCGAAGAGAGCGAACTGGAACGGGCCAAGGTGAACACCCTGCGGGCGATGGACCGCGCCTACGACGAGCGGGACAAGACGCACTCCGCCGCCTTCACGAGCGAGTACCAGCGCAACTTCCTGACCGGCGAAGCCTTCCCTGGCATCGCCTACGAGCGCGAGATCGCGCGGCGGTACGTGCCGGAGATCGCCCTGGCGGAAGTCAACGCGGCCGCCAGCGGCTGGATTCACGACGAGGATCGCGTCATCCTCACCAGCGGACCCGAGAAGGACGGCCTCGAACCGCCCACCGAGGAGGAACTGCTGGCCGTCTTCGGCCGGGTCGGCGAGGTCGAGATCGCGGCCTACGAGGATGATGTCGGCGAAGGCGCCCTCGTGCCGAGCCGGCCCTCGCCGAGCCAGATCGTCGAGCGCAAGGCGATCGAGGAACTCGGTGTGACCGAGTGGCGCCTGTCGAACGGCGTCCGCGTCGTGCTGCGCCCCAGCGACTTCAAGAACGACGAGGTTCTGTTCGCCTCCTTCAGCCCCGGCGGCACCTCCCTGGTCTCGGATGAGGACTGGCTGGAGGCGAACCTGGCGACCTCGGTGGCCCAACTGTCCGGATTCGGCAACTTCAGTCTGACCCAGTTGAACAAGGCGCTGGCCGGCAAGGTGGCGCGGGTCGGCCCGGTCATCGGCCCGCTGTTCGAGGGCATCAACGGCCGGGGCTCGCCCAAGGACCTGGAAACGCTGTTCGAGTTGATCTACCTCGGCGCGACCGCTCCGCGGCGAGATCAGGAGGCGTTCGAGTCCTTCCTGACCCGCCAGGGCGCTCTGCTGCGCAACCAGAGCGCGATGCCGATGTACGCCTGGGTCAAGACGCTTCGGGAGATCCTGACCCAGGAGCATCCGCGGCGGCGCATCCTGACCGAGGAGATGCTGGAGGATCTCGATCTTGACCGCATCTTCGCCGTCTACGAGGACCGTTTTGCGGACTTCTCGGACTTCATCTTCTTCTTTGCCGGCAACTTCGAACTGGACTCGATCGAACCGCTGGTTACGACCTGGCTTGGCGGCCTGCCGACAGCTACCCGCCAGGAGAGCTGGCGGGACGTCGGTGTGCGCACGCCGGAGGGGAGGATCGAGCGGACCGTCTACAAGGGTCTGGAGGACCAGAGCCAGGTCGCTGTGGTCTACAGCGGTCCCTTCGAGCAGAGCCAGTTGAACCGCTACCGGCTGAACTCGATGGTCTCGCTGCTCCGGGACCGCCTCCGGGAACGCCTGCGGGAGGATCTCGGCGGCACCTATAGCGCCAACGTCGCCGGGGGTTCGGATCGGATTCCGCTATCCACCTTCGCCATCCAGGTTTCGTTCAGTTGCGCTCCGGACCGCGTCGAGGAGATGCTCGAAGCGGTCGAGGAGGAGATTGCCCTTCTCCGCAATGACCTGGCCGCGGACGATGAGATCGCCCAGATCAGTGAGCAGCAGCGTCGCGGCCGGGAGACGGCGAAGGAGACGAACGGCTTCTGGCTCGGCGTCCTGCAGAGCGTGTACCAGTACGGCGACGATCCGCTCAGCATCCTGGCCTACGAGGATCTGTTCGATGGACTCGACGCCGAGATGATCCGCGGCGCGGCCGTGGACTACCTGGGAGGCGAGAATCGGGTCCAGGTGCTGCTGATGCCGGAAGCGGCGGAAGAGACCGACGAAACCGGCGGCGCCGGTGAGCCGGCCGCGGCAAGGGAGGCAGCATGA
- a CDS encoding molybdopterin-binding protein, with protein MPTAAALIIGNEILTGKVEEANLTLLARELFGLGIELERVVICPDDAVGIAADIRRLRHRFDYVITSGGVGPTHDDVTLKAVAHAFGRPLVRSSELVAKIREMVGERCTEGHLRMADVPEGAELVSTPDVPWPSVVMENVYVLPGVPRIFRMKLPLLRDRLAAGRRFYSRAVYTMCRETDIAEMLDLVVAAHAEVEIGSYPVMDGDYRVKLTVDSRSRGAADRALEALVQALPVGAVVRVEGGAATAGSR; from the coding sequence ATGCCGACGGCAGCGGCCCTGATCATCGGGAACGAGATTCTCACCGGCAAGGTGGAGGAGGCGAATCTGACCCTGCTGGCGCGGGAGCTGTTCGGTCTCGGCATCGAACTCGAGCGGGTCGTCATCTGCCCGGACGACGCCGTCGGCATCGCGGCCGACATTCGTCGCCTGCGGCACCGCTTCGACTACGTGATCACGAGCGGCGGCGTGGGGCCGACCCATGACGACGTCACGCTCAAGGCGGTGGCTCACGCATTCGGGCGGCCTCTGGTGCGCTCTTCGGAGCTGGTGGCGAAGATCCGCGAGATGGTGGGGGAGCGCTGCACGGAGGGACACCTTCGGATGGCCGATGTACCGGAGGGTGCGGAACTGGTCAGCACGCCGGACGTGCCCTGGCCGTCCGTCGTGATGGAGAACGTCTACGTACTGCCGGGGGTACCGCGGATCTTCCGCATGAAGCTGCCCCTGCTGCGGGACCGGTTGGCTGCCGGTCGGCGGTTCTACAGCCGTGCCGTCTACACGATGTGCCGCGAGACCGACATCGCCGAGATGCTCGATCTGGTCGTCGCCGCTCATGCGGAGGTCGAGATCGGCAGTTATCCGGTGATGGACGGCGACTACCGGGTCAAGCTGACGGTGGACAGCCGCAGCCGTGGAGCCGCGGACCGCGCGCTCGAGGCACTGGTCCAGGCGCTGCCCGTCGGTGCGGTGGTGCGAGTGGAAGGCGGGGCGGCAACCGCCGGAAGCCGCTGA